A genome region from Camelina sativa cultivar DH55 chromosome 10, Cs, whole genome shotgun sequence includes the following:
- the LOC104717145 gene encoding probable LRR receptor-like serine/threonine-protein kinase At4g30520 has protein sequence MVVVTKQTMMMTIQLHHLFFFFLCFSTTLTLSSEPRNPEVEALINIKNGLHDPHGALNNWDEFSVDPCSWAMISCSPDNLVIGLGAPSHSLSGSLSASIGNLTNLRQVLLQNNNISGKIPPELSFLPKLQTLDLSNNKFSGDIPVSVEQLSSLLYLRLNNNSLSGPFPASLSQIPHLSFLDLSYNNLSGPVPKFPARTFNVAGNPLICRSSPPEICSGSISTSPLSVSLSSSSGGRSNRLAVALGVSLGFVAILILALGSFCWYRKKQRRLLILNLNDKQEEGLQGLGNLRSFTFRDLHVSTDGFSSKNILGAGGFGNVYRGKLGDGTMVAVKRLKDINGTSGDSQFRMELEMISLAVHKNLLRLIGYCATSGERLLVYPYMPNGSVAFKLKSKPALDWNMRKRIAIGAARGLLYLHEQCDPKIIHRDVKAANILLDECFEAVVGDFGLAKLLNHADSHVTTAVRGTVGHIAPEYLSTGQSSEKTDVFGFGILLLELITGLRALEFGKTVSQKGAMLEWVRKLHEEMKVEELVDRELGTNYDKIEVGEMLQVALLCTQYLPAHRPKMSEVVLMLEGDGLAERWAASHNHSHFYHANISFKTISSLSTATSVSRLDAHCNDPTYQMFGSSAFDDDDDHQPLDSFAMELSGPR, from the exons ATGGTAGTAGTAACAAAgcagacgatgatgatgacgattcaacttcatcatctcttcttcttcttcctctgtttctctacTACTCTTACTCTCTCTTCTGAACCCAGAAACCCTGAAG TGGAGGCGTTGATAAATATAAAGAACGGTTTGCATGATCCTCATGGAGCTTTGAACAACTGGGACGAATTCTCAGTTGATCCTTGTAGTTGGGCTATGATCAGTTGCTCCCCCGACAACCTCGTCATTGGACt AGGAGCGCCGAGTCACTCTCTCTCGGGAAGTCTATCTGCGTCTATCGGAAATCTCACAAATCTCCGACAAGT GTTATTGCAGAATAACAATATCTCCGGCAAAATCCCACCGGAGCTCAGTTTCTTACCCAAATTACAAACCTTAGatctttccaacaacaaatTCTCCGGTGACATTCCTGTTTCCGTCGAGCAGCTAAGCAGCCTCCTATATCT GAGACTCAACAACAACTCTCTGTCTGGGCCCTTCCCTGCTTCTTTGTCTCAAATTcctcatctctctttctt gGACTTGTCTTACAACAATCTCAGTGGTCCTGTTCCTAAATTCCCAGCCAGGACTTTCAA TGTTGCTGGTAATCCTTTGATTTGTAGAAGCAGCCCACCTGAGATTTGTTCTGGTTCAATCAGTACAAGTCCTCTTTCTGTTTCGTTGAGCTCATCATCAG GAGGCAGGTCTAATCGTTTGGCGGTAGCGCTAGGTGTAAGCCTTGGCTTTGTTGCTATACTAATCCTTGCTCTCGGATCCTTTTGTTGGTatcgaaagaaacaaagaaggcTACTAATCCTTAACTTAAACG ATAAACAAGAGGAAGGGCTTCAAGGACTTGGGAATCTAAGAAGCTTCACATTTAGAGATCTCCATGTTTCTACAGATGGTTTCAGTTCCAAGAACATTCTCGGCGCTGGAGGATTTGGTAATGTGTACAGAGGAAAGCTTGGGGATGGGACAATGGTGGCAGTGAAACGGTTGAAGGATATTAATGGTACCTCAGGGGATTCACAGTTTCGTATGGAGTTAGAGATGATTAGCTTAGCTGTTCATAAGAATCTGCTACGGCTAATTGGTTATTGCGCAACTTCTGGTGAAAGACTTCTTGTTTACCCTTACATGCCTAATGGAAGCGTCGCCTTTAAGCTTAAAT CTAAACCGGCATTGGACTGGAACATGAGGAAGAGGATAGCAATTGGTGCAGCGAGAGGTTTGTTGTATCTACATGAGCAATGTGATCCCAAGATCATTCACAGAGATGTAAAGGCAGCTAATATTCTCTTAGACGAGTGCTTTGAAGCTGTTGTTGGTGACTTTGGACTTGCAAAGCTCCTTAACCATGCAGATTCTCATGTCACAACTGCTGTTCGTGGCACGGTTGGCCACATTGCGCCTGAATATCTCTCCACCGGTCAGTCTTCTGAGAAAACCGATGTTTTTGGGTTCGGTATACTCTTGCTAGAACTCATAACTGGATTGAGAGCTCTTGAATTTGGTAAAACCGTTAGCCAGAAAGGAGCTATGCTTGAATGG GTGAGGAAGTTGCATGAAGAGATGAAAGTAGAGGAACTGGTGGACAGAGAACTCGGGACTAACTACGATAAGATTGAGGTTGGAGAGATGTTGCAAGTGGCTTTGCTATGCACACAATATCTTCCTGCTCATCGTCCTAAAATGTCTGAAGTAGTTCTGATGCTCGAAGGCGATGGTTTAGCAGAGAGATGGGCTGCTTCGCATAACCATTCACATTTCTACCATGCCAATATCTCTTTCAAGACAATATCTTCACTGTCTACAGCTACTTCTGTCTCAAGGCTTGACGCACATTGCAATGATCCTACTTACCAAATGTTTGGCTCTTCGGCTtttgatgatgacgatgatcaTCAGCCTTTAGATTCTTTCGCCATGGAACTATCCGGTCCAAGATAA
- the LOC104717146 gene encoding autophagy-related protein 18b-like isoform X3, whose amino-acid sequence MANQSSPSPIYCVSFNQDNSGFAISWKNSFKIFDSTTGRLCYERAAGAFVIVEMLYSSDLLAIVGAGEQTTTGSPLRELNFLTSILAVRMNKKRLVVVLLEKTFVYDLNTLVMLDTIDTVPNPKGLCAFSPCLEACYLAVPASVTKGSVLVYNVMDLQSHSEIDAHRSPLAAIALSSNGMYIATASEQGTLIRVHLVSEATKSFSFRRGTYPSTIYSLSFGPSTELPDILVATSSSGSIHAFSLRLAINQRSKRSTSFLGSVLPDSVSDALDPAHHHVLHNAVSSGIRSYAVVRKIDKLEGSSSPSQFTSLRATVSVITYNGYFQEYTLSINNKNESSWTLEREFNLLSITTTR is encoded by the exons ATGGCGAATCAGTCCTCTCCTTCTCCCATCTATTGTGTTTCTTTCAATCAAGATAATAG TGGTTTTGCGATAAGTTGgaaaaattctttcaaaatattCGATTCTACTACAGGCAGACTCTGCTATGAACGAG CTGCTGGGGCTTTTGTTATTGTTGAGATGTTGTATAGCTCAGATCTACTTGCCATTGTTGGAGCTGGTGAAcag aCCACAACGGGTTCACCTCTTAGGGAATTGAACTTTTTAACTTCTATACTCGCTGTCCGTATGAACAAGAAAAG ACTTGTTGTTGTGCTGCTAGAGAAAACATTCGTTTACGACTTGAATACTCTTGTCATGCTTGATACTATCGACACCGTGCCAAATCCAAAAG GTCTATGCGCATTCTCTCCTTGTCTTGAAGCCTGCTACTTAGCTGTTCCAGCTAGTGTGACGAAAGGATCTGTTCTGGTTTACAACGTCATGGATTTGCAGTCTCATAGTGAG ATAGATGCACATCGTTCTCCATTGGCTGCGATTGCACTCTCTTCAAATGGAATGTACATTGCTACAGCATCTGAGCAAGGAACTCTGATCCGAGTTCATCTTGTTTCGGAAGCTACTAAG TCATTTAGTTTCAGGAGAGGAACATACCCATCTACTATATATTCACTGTCTTTTGGACCATCGACAGAGCTTCCGGATATATTAGTTGCAACGAGTTCTTCAGGCTCCATTCATGCCTTCTCTTTAAGGTTGGCCATAAACCAAAG AAGCAAAAGGTCTACCAGCTTTCTTGGTTCGGTTCTTCCAGACAGCGTGAGTGATGCACTAGATCCAGCTCATCATCATGTGCTCCACAACGCAGTTTCTTCTGGAATTAGAAG TTATGCAGTGGTTAGGAAGATAGACAAACTTGAAGgatcatcatctccatctcAGTTTACATctcttag AGCAACGGTATCGGTGATTACGTATAATGGGTATTTCCAGGAGTATACGCTAAGTATCAACAACAAGAATGAATCTTCGTGGACACTGGAACGTGAATTCAATCTCCTCTCTATAACCACCACCAGGTGA
- the LOC104717146 gene encoding autophagy-related protein 18b-like isoform X1, with amino-acid sequence MANQSSPSPIYCVSFNQDNSGFAISWKNSFKIFDSTTGRLCYERAAGAFVIVEMLYSSDLLAIVGAGEQASLSPRRLCLFKTTTGSPLRELNFLTSILAVRMNKKRLVVVLLEKTFVYDLNTLVMLDTIDTVPNPKGLCAFSPCLEACYLAVPASVTKGSVLVYNVMDLQSHSEIDAHRSPLAAIALSSNGMYIATASEQGTLIRVHLVSEATKSFSFRRGTYPSTIYSLSFGPSTELPDILVATSSSGSIHAFSLRLAINQRSKRSTSFLGSVLPDSVSDALDPAHHHVLHNAVSSGIRSYAVVRKIDKLEGSSSPSQFTSLRATVSVITYNGYFQEYTLSINNKNESSWTLEREFNLLSITTTR; translated from the exons ATGGCGAATCAGTCCTCTCCTTCTCCCATCTATTGTGTTTCTTTCAATCAAGATAATAG TGGTTTTGCGATAAGTTGgaaaaattctttcaaaatattCGATTCTACTACAGGCAGACTCTGCTATGAACGAG CTGCTGGGGCTTTTGTTATTGTTGAGATGTTGTATAGCTCAGATCTACTTGCCATTGTTGGAGCTGGTGAAcag gcttcTCTATCCCCACGGCgtctttgtttgtttaagaCCACAACGGGTTCACCTCTTAGGGAATTGAACTTTTTAACTTCTATACTCGCTGTCCGTATGAACAAGAAAAG ACTTGTTGTTGTGCTGCTAGAGAAAACATTCGTTTACGACTTGAATACTCTTGTCATGCTTGATACTATCGACACCGTGCCAAATCCAAAAG GTCTATGCGCATTCTCTCCTTGTCTTGAAGCCTGCTACTTAGCTGTTCCAGCTAGTGTGACGAAAGGATCTGTTCTGGTTTACAACGTCATGGATTTGCAGTCTCATAGTGAG ATAGATGCACATCGTTCTCCATTGGCTGCGATTGCACTCTCTTCAAATGGAATGTACATTGCTACAGCATCTGAGCAAGGAACTCTGATCCGAGTTCATCTTGTTTCGGAAGCTACTAAG TCATTTAGTTTCAGGAGAGGAACATACCCATCTACTATATATTCACTGTCTTTTGGACCATCGACAGAGCTTCCGGATATATTAGTTGCAACGAGTTCTTCAGGCTCCATTCATGCCTTCTCTTTAAGGTTGGCCATAAACCAAAG AAGCAAAAGGTCTACCAGCTTTCTTGGTTCGGTTCTTCCAGACAGCGTGAGTGATGCACTAGATCCAGCTCATCATCATGTGCTCCACAACGCAGTTTCTTCTGGAATTAGAAG TTATGCAGTGGTTAGGAAGATAGACAAACTTGAAGgatcatcatctccatctcAGTTTACATctcttag AGCAACGGTATCGGTGATTACGTATAATGGGTATTTCCAGGAGTATACGCTAAGTATCAACAACAAGAATGAATCTTCGTGGACACTGGAACGTGAATTCAATCTCCTCTCTATAACCACCACCAGGTGA
- the LOC104717146 gene encoding autophagy-related protein 18b-like isoform X2 yields MANQSSPSPIYCVSFNQDNSGFAISWKNSFKIFDSTTGRLCYERAAGAFVIVEMLYSSDLLAIVGAGEQASLSPRRLCLFKTTTGSPLRELNFLTSILAVRMNKKRLVVVLLEKTFVYDLNTLVMLDTIDTVPNPKGLCAFSPCLEACYLAVPASVTKGSVLVYNVMDLQSHNAHRSPLAAIALSSNGMYIATASEQGTLIRVHLVSEATKSFSFRRGTYPSTIYSLSFGPSTELPDILVATSSSGSIHAFSLRLAINQRSKRSTSFLGSVLPDSVSDALDPAHHHVLHNAVSSGIRSYAVVRKIDKLEGSSSPSQFTSLRATVSVITYNGYFQEYTLSINNKNESSWTLEREFNLLSITTTR; encoded by the exons ATGGCGAATCAGTCCTCTCCTTCTCCCATCTATTGTGTTTCTTTCAATCAAGATAATAG TGGTTTTGCGATAAGTTGgaaaaattctttcaaaatattCGATTCTACTACAGGCAGACTCTGCTATGAACGAG CTGCTGGGGCTTTTGTTATTGTTGAGATGTTGTATAGCTCAGATCTACTTGCCATTGTTGGAGCTGGTGAAcag gcttcTCTATCCCCACGGCgtctttgtttgtttaagaCCACAACGGGTTCACCTCTTAGGGAATTGAACTTTTTAACTTCTATACTCGCTGTCCGTATGAACAAGAAAAG ACTTGTTGTTGTGCTGCTAGAGAAAACATTCGTTTACGACTTGAATACTCTTGTCATGCTTGATACTATCGACACCGTGCCAAATCCAAAAG GTCTATGCGCATTCTCTCCTTGTCTTGAAGCCTGCTACTTAGCTGTTCCAGCTAGTGTGACGAAAGGATCTGTTCTGGTTTACAACGTCATGGATTTGCAGTCTCATA ATGCACATCGTTCTCCATTGGCTGCGATTGCACTCTCTTCAAATGGAATGTACATTGCTACAGCATCTGAGCAAGGAACTCTGATCCGAGTTCATCTTGTTTCGGAAGCTACTAAG TCATTTAGTTTCAGGAGAGGAACATACCCATCTACTATATATTCACTGTCTTTTGGACCATCGACAGAGCTTCCGGATATATTAGTTGCAACGAGTTCTTCAGGCTCCATTCATGCCTTCTCTTTAAGGTTGGCCATAAACCAAAG AAGCAAAAGGTCTACCAGCTTTCTTGGTTCGGTTCTTCCAGACAGCGTGAGTGATGCACTAGATCCAGCTCATCATCATGTGCTCCACAACGCAGTTTCTTCTGGAATTAGAAG TTATGCAGTGGTTAGGAAGATAGACAAACTTGAAGgatcatcatctccatctcAGTTTACATctcttag AGCAACGGTATCGGTGATTACGTATAATGGGTATTTCCAGGAGTATACGCTAAGTATCAACAACAAGAATGAATCTTCGTGGACACTGGAACGTGAATTCAATCTCCTCTCTATAACCACCACCAGGTGA